In Sphingobacterium sp. PCS056, the following proteins share a genomic window:
- a CDS encoding NAD-dependent epimerase/dehydratase family protein produces the protein MRYLILGCGWVGEFVAKLWLNEGHEVWASTTTDEKYHRLRSDGIFVFTHNFDKSATLPDDLPIDFDYILVSIPASSKSTIEQLTHRFFHVAQSLSTLTYKKIIFLSSTGIYPDVSKEIMEDTFAENELQEKLLLAEKAIGQFPRTHVFRLGGLFGLNRIFAKYFANKICTTGGQLANFIHLEDVARIISLGFVTPLTYAIYNVVCPLHPSKKDVIEASAKKYGFDLPSAFHDSASFQKIVRSARLQNDLNYTFKYKSPLDF, from the coding sequence ATGCGTTATCTTATATTAGGATGTGGATGGGTAGGGGAGTTTGTTGCTAAGTTGTGGTTGAACGAAGGACATGAGGTCTGGGCATCAACGACTACAGATGAAAAATACCATCGGTTACGCTCCGATGGTATTTTTGTATTTACACACAATTTTGACAAATCTGCTACACTTCCAGATGATCTGCCAATTGACTTTGATTATATTTTAGTGAGTATTCCGGCATCAAGTAAATCAACAATCGAACAATTAACTCATCGGTTTTTCCATGTAGCTCAATCGTTATCGACGCTAACGTATAAAAAAATTATATTCTTAAGTTCTACCGGAATATATCCCGATGTGTCCAAAGAAATTATGGAAGATACTTTTGCAGAAAATGAGCTGCAGGAAAAATTATTGCTAGCAGAAAAAGCCATTGGTCAATTTCCAAGAACACATGTTTTCCGTTTAGGAGGCTTGTTTGGTCTAAATCGCATATTTGCTAAGTATTTTGCAAATAAGATCTGTACAACAGGAGGGCAACTCGCTAACTTTATCCATTTAGAAGATGTTGCTAGGATTATCAGTTTGGGGTTTGTGACCCCCTTAACCTATGCGATATATAATGTGGTATGCCCGCTTCATCCCTCAAAAAAAGATGTCATTGAAGCATCGGCAAAAAAATATGGCTTTGATTTGCCCAGTGCTTTCCATGATAGCGCATCATTTCAAAAAATTGTACGATCAGCGCGTTTGCAAAATGACTTGAATTATACTTTTAAATACAAATCTCCGTTAGATTTTTAA